TCTTTCAAAGCGTCTTGGCATTCCCGTGCGCAATCAGCGATGGTTGATATGGTGGTTGATATGAACCGCCGAACTTAATCAGAGCCCCCCAGCTTTACCCCCACTCGTTTGTGTGCGTATTTAGTTCTATGCAATTTTTTTCACACATGTGGATTTGTGTGGTCAACACCACAATTGAGATACAGAACACGTCTGTGACACGGATCCCttgtgcccacccccccacccctttatAGATACAGCCACCTCCTGGGCCTGCTCTGACTgtccattttaactttttctggCTCGCTATGTTTCAGACAGATCTCTTGTAAACAGTGTATATAGCTGGGCTTTGCTTTCTAAGCCAATATAAGGGTGTTCTCATCTTGAGAGAGGGTTTTTATCCTGTTTGTGGTTACACCATCTTAATCACGAAAAATTACTGCTCCTCACTGTTTATTGGGGTTGACATTGTCCTAgctatttcacagataaggaaaaggaaacagagcagTGAGTTGATTTTCTTGAAATCACAGAACTGGTAAGTGACAGAGGGGGacttccctctgtctgccctacTGTCTCTATACTAACTATAGGtgagtttcctcttctggaaggtTAAAACCATGTCTCTTCCCAGCCGGACGCCCTGCCCTTCTGAGTATGGAGAAGAGCAGAGACACCGCTTGGACCTTCACCACAATGGAGGCCCCTCACATCTGCCAAGGTAAGCTTTTCTCCATCCCAGCCATTTTCCTGAGAGGGGAGAACAGAATCCAGTGATGTCTTTGTAAGAGAAAGACGAAAAACGGAGTGATCCAGAACATTGAAAAGCACAAGGATACACAAAGACGTGGCTCCCAAAATGCCAAAGTGCTTGTTCTCCTTGTGCTTCACTCGCTGCTGCTTCTCCTTTTCGTGCTGCTTTCTTGTCTTCTTTCCGGGTCTAAGTGTTGGGGTACTCTGGGGTTCGGCCTGGGaccatccctggcctctgctggTACTCTCCCCCTAAGGTTCTTATGCCATTTCATGGCTTCGAGGGCTTTCTACACAGATGGTTCCCACATTTCATCCCCCAGCCGGAACAGGAATCATATATCCACTGCCCACTCAAGCATCGCTTGGATGTCTCACGGGCACCTCAGACTTAACCCACCCCCAAAGTGAGTCTGAAACGTTCACCGCAACAGTCCTGCAGGCCCCAGACCTGACTCACCCTGAAGTCATCTGGGACTCTGTTCTCCCACATCCCACATCCCCCGATGAATCCTGTGGCTGCTTACAAATATAATCCTTGCCATCACTTCTATCAACCTGGTCCCTTGCAGCTGTCCCCTCTCACTCTGACTATTGCAACAGCTTCTAACTGGCCTCCTTGCTTCCTCTTTTGCAAGTCTAGAGTCTATTTTCCAGCCTGAGTGATCATTTTTAACATGTAAGTGAGATGAGGACCACTACTGGCTCCTACAGTGTCCTGGGGCTTATGAGAAAAAGCTCACCCACTTAACAAGTGTAGATACAGCTCTGAGGACGCCTGGCTCCACAAATGGATAGCAACTTCatgcaatcaatcaatcaagcaagcaagcaatCAAAGTGCTCCTTTCTCCCGATAGACACAGCACCTCCCCCCATCCCTGGCCCCCAAGGGCTCACACCTTGGCAAGTCGATTCTGGGATGGATTTTAGATCCCAGCTGCATGCTCAGGCAGGACCTTTTACAGTTCTCATAATACTAATATAATATCAATATGTCTGTTGGAATCTAACTTGTAAAAAGGGCCTTATAAATTGTTCTCTTGTGAAATGATCTTTTCATCATTATAATCAATTCGGTCACAACAGCCAATggctggaaacaatccaaacatACCAATCAGTGGAAGAATAGATCAATAAATTGCAGTGTacttatacaatgaaatactccatagcaatcattttaaaaacatttttttatgtttatttttttttcaacgtttatttattttggggacagagagagacagagcatgaacgggggaggggcagagagagagggagacacagaatcggaaacaggctccaggctctgagccatcagcccagagcctgacgcggggctcgaactccgggaccgcgagatcgtgacctggctgaagtcggacgcttaaccgactgcgccacccaggcgcccctttttatgtttatttttgagagagagagagagagagagagcgagcatatgagtagaggaaggggagagagagagggaggcacagaatctgaagcaggctccaggctctgagttgtcagcacactgctggatgcagggcttgaactcacaaaccgtgagatcatgacctgagtcaaagtcagacgcttagctgactgagccaccccggtgccccacagccatcatttttaaaatcagtgataCCCACCACATGAGTGCATTTCATACACATCTTGAGTGAAGGAAGCTAAAGAAGATAGTCCATTCATGTGAAATTGAAGAGTAGGCAAACTGACCCATGGTTCTAGAAGTCAGAAACCGCTGTCCTgtatcttgatctgggtggttATTCCTCGGGAGCGTATATAAGTGAAAGTTTACTGAGCTGCGGACTTTACTTTGTCTACTTCCTGTATATAAGCTGCCCCTCTATATAAAATGTACAAAcaatagtttgcaaatatttggtACGTTGTGAGTTTTTCATTATTTCGATTTTATGTAGTCTAAAATCCCTCCACAAACCTTGAACTTCACAAGGATCAGGGCACTGGCAGTAACCTTGCTTTCCATGTGCCCAACCAGAAGGCTGTCTGACTGGTGAGGACACCTCTCATTCTCCCATGGGCAGAATGAGCACGGCTTTGGTGGCCCAGGAGCTGGTGGATGACCAGGCGAGGAAAGTCTTCGAGGCTGGCATTGGTTTGCAGAGGTAACTGGGAGAGCTTTGTCCCCGGGGAAGGCTGCTTTTGCCAAAACGTCTTGGGCATCCTCTTGATACGTGACGAGGAGAAAAAAGGGACTATGCTAAATATTTTGGACAGAAGAAGTGAGATCCCGTCAGGTGCATGACCCCGGGCGATAGGCCTCAAAGGGCAGAAACTGCCCCCCTCGCAGAGGGCAGGCCCGTGAAAGCTCACACATCACAAAAAAAGCCCCTTCGTGGCCCTGCATTGATGAACTCGGGCCCGATTATCCGTTCATCGGCGGAAGCCCCCAGCAGCTTGCAGCCCAAGGTAGAAAATCAGCATATGTCCACTGAGTGAGTTAGGGCATCTACACTGCGTGGTGCCTCCTCCGGTGGGACCGCAAGTCTACACCCGTCAGTGGGCACCGCCGTCTCGTGACTTTGTAGTGAGCACAGCGTGGGGGTGTCAACTCTGCCCCTGCTCGCCCTTTCTCCTCTTTGTCCCTATTCACTTGAGGAAACACAGCGAGCAGGCAGGGCTGCGTTGTGGGATCCGTAAAGCTTAAGGTTCCTTGGCAGGGCCTGCCTCCTTGCCTGCATCCCTCCCCTTTTCCACGGccagcaccccccgccccgcaacCTTCTGCTCCGTGACCTGATTTATGGCTGCTGGTTAACTGATCATTGGGCCTAAATTTTCTAGTTTATTAGCGCTAAGGGGTTTCCTTGGGAGTCTATTTAGTTTTTAACCTTTCCCATTAagaaattggtgtgtgtgtgtgtgtgtgtgtgaagagagagagattcaacAGTATAAGCATATATACTTCAGTGAGGAGTTCCTGACGTCAGctgacagaggagaaagaaacaacCGGCAGGATACAAGGTTCTTGGAGCTCCGCCCCCACCTCATGCGCTCCTCAGGGCAagtcccccttccctctctgggcttctgttgCCTCTGCTGAAAAGTAAAGGAGGCAGCTTGGGTCTTGGCTGGGGTCCCTTCCAGGTCTGATTGCCTCCTCTGGGCCAGGGAACCTGTGTCGTCACCAGACCTCCTACGCCCTCCCTGGTGGAGCGATGGCTCTTGGAGTCCGTTTGCTCTTGCCCGATACCGCTCTCCCATAAGGTCAGACTCTGCTGGGGTGATACTTTGTACCGTGAGATACTGGGGAGGAGAAGCCTGGGTCCCTGACGTCTTCCATGAAGGACCAATCCCGTCTGTTTGAGTGGCCAAGTGAAGCTGGCCACGTGCCGAGGAGAACCTCCAGAACGTTGGTGATAACTCACCTCAGTCCTCTTGGTGTCCAACTCCTGGTGGAAGCAAAGGTCACCACAGCAGCTAAACTCAAAGTCACAGACGTGTAGGCTGCGTTGTACAATATGGCGCCTCCTTCCTCTGACTCGCCTCTGCGTATAGAGACTCTCAACCtggtcttctctttctcctgcgtTTCCCACACCGGTCCCTCCATTAGTCCCACGTTGCTCATCTTGACTCAGATCTTACCATTCCCCCACTGCCCTCTCCTGGGTGACAGTGTCTCTGAACAAGGCTGAAAATGTCCCTCAGGACATTTGTCCCTCCAGAAGCCCCTCTTACGTGCTTCTTCTCTTTACGGAAGGCGCAGCTCCCAACAGCGTTCTGGGACTCTCCACAGTTGGGTCAGAGGTAACAGAGGtgtcagggagaggcaggaaggactcAGAGTCAGGAGTGGCGAGAGCATCCAGAAACTGCATTGGGCCTAAGAGTGTGACTTTGCCACCTGGGAGACTGAAGCCAAATCTTTATTTCACTCATCCACAGGGACCAGGATGACATTCTTTTGTGTGAAGGTATGCAGCAAGGAGAGGAGGGTCTGTCAGCTGAAGAGATAACATTTTTGGAAGAGTTCCCCATCGTGAAGGAGGAGCTAGAAGCAGGCATCAGAAAGCTCCACGCCCTTGCAGACCACATCGACACAACCCACAGAACACTCACCAAAACCAACATGGCGGCCAACTCCATGGCGGTGGTCTCAGGAGCCATGAGCATCCTGGCTCTAGTCCTTGCTCCAGCAACAGCAGGAGGAAGTCTGATGTTCTCCGCTGCTGGTAAAGGTCTGGGGACAGCAGCTGGGGTCACCAGCATCTTGATCAACATTTTGGGACACTTTCGAAATCAAGAAGCCCGAGCTCAGGCCAGCAGCCTAGTGCCCACCAGTGGCCACGAGGTCGGGGAGCCCGGGGGCAGAAGGCGTCTTACCTCATGGCTGTTGGAAAGATGGCTTATGATTATGGAAGTGCCATCAAGGATATTAAGAAGGACATCCGCGCTCTTCAGATAGCTAGAGCCCACCCGCGTCTGGCCACTGCTGCTAAGCGTCTCCTGACCACTGGCCGAGTCTCGGCCCGAAGGAGCAGGCAGGTGCAAAGGGCCTTTAAAGGCACGACGCTGCTGATGACGACAAACATTCGCTTGCTGGGGAGTGCGATGGCGGGCTTATCCCTCGGCCAGGACTTGACCGCCCTCCTGAAGGACTGGAAGCGACTGAAGGAAGGAGCAAGGACGAAGTCTGCGGAAGAGCTGAGGGCCCAGACCTGGGAGCTGGAAAGGACGCTGACAGAACTCACCCAGCTCTATGAGAGCCTGAAGCGGAGGGTGAGGCTGACATCTCCCTCTTgggtggagctgggggagggaggcgggaagCTTGAACTGGGACTTATGGGCACCAAGGCTTATGGGAAAGGTGTTGAAGGAGCCGgggcgtgcgcgtgtgtgtgtgtgtgtgtatgtgtgtgtgtgtagtttgcTTGGATGTTCCTGAGGACGTGGGGCAGACAGTGGCCCCGAAGGTCCAAATGACGTCGGGGGCATCTTGACGATAATGGCACCTGTCCTGGACAGCCCTGGTCatgccttctgtttctttctcagtgCTCTAAGAGGGTCTTCCCGGTTGAACAGAAGAGGGCACTGAGCCACACGGAGTGTTGTGGACTGGCATGTGTCCCCTGAACTTTCGTGATTGAAGTCCCAATGCGACTCGGTAGAGGTCCCAAAgagggcctttgggaagtgattggGGCTGATTCAGGTCTCAGGAAGGGGTGATTCCATACGACTGTGTCCTAAGCGGAGGAAGGAACACAagagggctctctctctctgcttgcgcGCGCACAGAGGAAAGGCTATGGGAGCCATCAGCAAGCCCGGAGGGACATCTCACCAGGAACCCAATGGGCCAGAGCCTCCAGaacaaggagaaaatacattCCTGTTATCCAAGGCGCCGGCCTGTGGTGTTCTGCTAGGACAGCCCCAGCTGGCTAGGACGGGGAGCTTCTGAGGCTCGCCAAGTTCTCAGCTGGGTGGTGACAGAGTCAGGATACACAGCCAGGAAGCCTGACCGCAGAAGCCCCCGGAGCTGCCCGCCAGGCTGAGCCGGAGCCCTCTGTAGCTTTCCTGTGActgctgttttcctttctttacagaAACTCTTCCAAGAGGAAAGACCCAGGAGCTCATCTTCGGGAGGAGGCACGGggtctctgccccagcccccagccaggcGTGGGGTAGCAGGACCCCAGGGGACACAAGAGGACGAGGGCAGGCTGAGCCGCCGGGCCTCTGAGCAGAATTAAAAGGGGCAGGGCGGAGGCGGGCTGGTTGGCAGAAGGGATGCCTGGAAACTGAGCAACCGGGAGGTCCACCTGGGTCCTGAGGGCGCTGTCGGCTGGTGAGGGTGGCCAGGGCCATCTGTCCTGCCTCTCCTTTGCCACCCGGCTTCTTCATTGTCCCCCACTCTTCCTTGGGGAGCCACCTCATTCCCACTGCTTTGTCAGCACCCCGTTCGCTCATGTGCACACAGGCTCTCTGCTAAGCGGGGACCGTAAGACAAGGAAGGTCCCTCAGGTGAAGGTCACCTTGGGCTCACCTTGGGCTCCCCGGCTGCCTTGCtctgctctcttcctccccctgccctgccttaAAACCCTGGGTTTGCACACACAGGGATGTCACCGGAACCTGCCGGACCAGATTCCATCAGGagccctccctttctccccaagTGCTCTGCTCAACTTAGGGCCTCTCCAGGCTTCCCCATTCAcctgtctcttcttcttttcttcttttttatgttttagctGCTATTTTGAAAGCAGTGCATGGACATGaggtactttttttaaagttcaggaaAGTAAAAACCAGGCATTGGAAACAATGCATCAACCAAGGGTGACCACTGTTGGCGGCCGGGTGTGGAATTTCCTTCCCGTGGTTACTTGCTTTGGGTGTTAAAGTGTAGCGGCCATTAGACTGCgtgcgggcggggggcggggcttccTCCAGGCTGCCtttacagaagtttttttttctgcaaaccAATGAGTGGTCTTGCTCTCATTCTCAATTCCTTTATTTGCCTACAGATCTAGCACTTTGCATTTTGCTGTTTTCACTTAACGATATTTTCCTGCCCTTCTATATTTCACTTGGTTTTTATAGACTTTTTTCGTGTGTTGCACAATATTCTCTTGATTATAtgtagtcttttattttatttttttttaattttttttaacgtttatttacttttgagacagagagagacagagcatgaacaggggaggagcagagagagagggagacacagaatctgaaacaggctccaggctctgagctgtcaacacagagccgacgtggggctcgaactcacaaaccgtgagatcatgacctgagccgaagtcggatgcttaaccgaccaagccactcaggcgccccatatgtaGTCTTTTAAATTAGACATGTTAGTCATCACTTTCTGTTTCAAGTGGCCAAAACCAATGCAAACTGGCCTACCCAAAAAAGGGGAATTTATTGACTCATGTACTTAAAAAGCTGAGGGGTACAGTGGACTTCAGGTGTGTCTGGATCCAGAGGGTAAAAATGATGTCATCAggttcccatttctttcttttttttttttttaaatttttttttcaacgtgttttttttttttttttgttttttttaattttgggacagagagagacagagcatgaacgggggaggggcagagagagagggagacacagaatcggaagcaggctccaggctctgagtcatcagcccagagcccgacgcggggctcgaactcacagacctcgagatagtgacctggctgaagtcggacgcttaaccgactgcgccacccaggcgcccctctttttttttttaatatggaaatttattgtcacattggtttccatacaacacccagggctcctcccaacaggtgccctcctcaacgcccatcatcAGGCTCCCGTTTGTTGGCCAGGCTTCCACCAGGTTGAGGGAAGAGGGCCCACCCCTCCCGGCACCCCCAAACCCCCCAGTGGCCCCCTTCCTTCCAGTTGGGGGCGTCCAAGGGGAAAGGGGCGGAGCAAAGGTGCAGGGACCACTCTGATTGGTCAGGACTGGGTCCCGTGCCTTTGCCCGTGCTGGTTTCTGTAAGAGTTTCTGGTAAAACAGTATGGTTGCTGAAAAGAGCCGGAAGaaggaaagcagcaaggggtCCGGTAGCTGCCCTCCTCTTTCAGGGACATTTGGACTGACGgcgatttttaaaacttatacaTAGTGGTAAAGTGAACATCTGTGTGCCAAAAACTTGTTGCGttattgttgagatttttttttttctcgaaaTTGTGTCCCTGAATGGGGGTAAAAAGAAGGACAGtatgaagggaaaggaggagacgGCCTCCAGCCCCCCATCACGGTAGGGAAACAGATCATGGGAAGTTAAGGAAAGACTTAAAAGAGTGGAGGGGAAAGAGCCACCGTCGCCGTTTCAGACCACAGCCTGCCCGTCTGGTTGTCTACACCTCTCACCGTCCAAGCGGTGAAACGGTTGCCATCCCATGCCTGGGCCACTGTGCTACCTGCTTCTGTTGTCCTCGTGTCCTTGTTTTAAGTTCTTGGTGAGCATAGCGATGACAGAAAAGCCCTCTAAAGGCCTGGTTTGtgcacccacccccacctgctctgTGAATGAGCCCCTGAAGGAAAACCATCTCATCCTTGAGATATCagtgctcctttctctcttttttaaaaattgtattttttttttttaattttagagagagggcaccagcggtggcgggggggggggggggtgggttgcgGAGAGCTgaagggcagagggcaagggagagagaatcttaagcaggctctgtgctcggcACAAAGCCAGACCTGGGTCTCcatccacaaccctgggatcatgacctgagccgaaatcaagagtcagacacttaaccaactgagccgggccacccaggtgcctccctgcATTCCTCTCTGATAAAACTTGTGATTCCTGCCTGAATGCAAATCCATAATCTTTTGAGCTTTTACAAGACATAAGAAAGTATAGAACCCTGTAAAAACTGTTCATTCTCCGGAGCACTTTCTTCCCTGTGATGAGCGTGTTTCCCCGGCAGCTGTCCTCACTTGGGCTCGAATAAAACTCTCTTTCTTACTTCTAGAGATTCCACAAAGGTTGCTCATTGTGCGTCAACAATCAGTAAATAGACAGCTTTCTCCACATTTAATACTGTTGGCTTAGTGTATGTGTCCTTAAAGTTCCAAATAAACGCTATCAGTAATGATACCAGGCACAGAACAGGTAGTCACTAAGCCTggggttttgtttcttctgtggAATGTCTGGAAGAAAACGAGAAAGAGTGAGTTAGCATGGAGGTCGGAGACCCACCTCTGACACTTACCCGCCGGGTTCCATTCCTGGATTTTGGTGCCTCAGCCACGACCCACATGTAA
The genomic region above belongs to Prionailurus bengalensis isolate Pbe53 chromosome B4, Fcat_Pben_1.1_paternal_pri, whole genome shotgun sequence and contains:
- the APOL6 gene encoding LOW QUALITY PROTEIN: apolipoprotein L6 (The sequence of the model RefSeq protein was modified relative to this genomic sequence to represent the inferred CDS: inserted 1 base in 1 codon), coding for MEKSRDTAWTFTTMEAPHICQEGCLTGEDTSHSPMGRMSTALVAQELVDDQARKVFEAGIGLQRDQDDILLCEGMQQGEEGLSAEEITFLEEFPIVKEELEAGIRKLHALADHIDTTHRTLTKTNMAANSMAVVSGAMSILALVLAPATAGGSLMFSAAGKGLGTAAGVTSILINILGHFRNQEARAQASSLVPTSGHEXRGARGQKASYLMAVGKMAYDYGSAIKDIKKDIRALQIARAHPRLATAAKRLLTTGRVSARRSRQVQRAFKGTTLLMTTNIRLLGSAMAGLSLGQDLTALLKDWKRLKEGARTKSAEELRAQTWELERTLTELTQLYESLKRRKLFQEERPRSSSSGGGTGSLPQPPARRGVAGPQGTQEDEGRLSRRASEQN